Below is a genomic region from Rosa chinensis cultivar Old Blush chromosome 5, RchiOBHm-V2, whole genome shotgun sequence.
catatccattgcataggatggtctcaatagctttgtaaaacgagcgagaggctttataagcaaccaatgagggttttggttaggtttGAGCCTCTGAAACACTATTtaaagcaaagttggtgattgcagcatcaccagAGGCGCCATCACCATAATGGACACCacccatggtgtcatggatatggACTATGCCAGTCTTAGGCTAGTGTTGGACCGCGACGGTCACATTTattccaggaatcaacttttgattcttgcttcattttgctcgaAAATAGCTCGCATAGTGACAtatagtccactagagagacacataaacttctctaagatgacatttgttcgcaatcattagaggtattacaAATGAACTCATTTTGATTTTCTATATGCGTTTCTGCatagaatccgttggctattcatagggtgcgatttgccctaggagcgtagagagtttctgtgacagcaatcaaggtgccatttggcaaggggaacttgggctattaaTTCCATGTACTTGAACTAAtactgatggcctagccatcgtagtcacaaagtaatatactcagaatcaaaatggagtcataatgaaaagaactcgaaattttattcataagtcaaCGGAGTACaccattgtttcttaaccattaagagaatctaatacAAGTGCTAGTTAAtgtaaaacaatggtagtcgtttaacttctttcagtaactccaaaataaatatgactagatgagtagagagatgtcggtggagcaaagctcgcttaattaccacttatctcaaaatcttcctagacaccacactcattttggatgatcttatgtgaagaaaaactaaaccaatggcatttactacaaaatatatggcaattgcctattacatctcttggaaaaataaagacttaaacaaaattggtgatctattgatcccaaccagatttgaagtcttcaaccctttactttagatcatcttcttgatcttcttgttccatatagtaaGCTTCTATTGCTTCAtgatatgctttgtaggcggtgacaatttcttcacgaactctacaaatgtgtgcccaatgaccggatactccacatcggaAACATTCATCTCTATCCTCAGACTttattgattgaggcgctttgaaagtgtcatttgaatggctcttagtgttggtggcgccatcaacatggccaaaggcgttgcctctctctctctttccacgttgacctatTCTGTtccatgttcgcctattttggcagttacaTTCCTCATTAGAGCAAGATTACGGACCATAacatccagaattgtccctagatttagggtttcgctcttggcaccctcccttaggggtgcgactataattggactccagAATGTGGTCTGTTCTTACgtgtctcgaattatagttcttcacaaggatgttgtcatgcttcttagagacattcatagctccaatgagctcatgaaaccttataATCTGttctgcagtaacatcgattcaatAGTTCTTAACAAcgatcaatgcagagatggggaaggtagagagagtcctctcaattgcatttgtgatatcttttctatagaatttcattaaggatttaatgtgaagtgcttctgagttgtagtcaataactgaGTTGAAATCACAAAGCataggctatgccatctcatttctagttcaggaagcagggagtcacggatgtTCCCAAATTtttcttcaagtgagacccacagccttttggggtcttcttcattcatatactcgtaatggagcgaatcatccatatgacgagtcattaattaggatgatggctttagcctaatttgcctctaaggctgctctatttgttttcaaagcttaagcttgctcaacagttagctcGTTCTAGTTTGACTCCAGAATCGTAttcaggattccatcggccctaagatgctggcggacatcacaaacccacttgtgatatccagagccagttattcccaatggagcgaagttcagtttgttcaagttactcatcctgaaaaacaacaagaaattagggttagttttggagtgaaacatataaaatttatgagcgtagtcgcttccaagaaatctgattccaagaggtattggattagatagaaacaatgatgtgtttatGGTCAATCATAACTCTCAACAAACtagtttggagtgagcacgaactcccacagttcggcttttggtctcccctataaagaagaaagaggggtagaagaagggaggttgcaagtccccgagaaaaacaaaaaaaagaaaaattgaaggaaaactctaaaaaaaacgGAAACTTATAAAACATACCTCGGGTAAGGcttgaaaaaaaattgggtcGCTTTCTTCTTTGAAATATTGGGccgtttcctttttttttttttttccttcttctgccTTTCACCAAAGTGTGGGTCGCGcgcttgttttttttcttctcctcttttgcTAGCACGTGGGCCAGGGCtaccttctttcttttctttttcttcgtcTATTGTTGGCACGTGggctgtctttttttttttttttctttctttctttctttcttttcttctgggcCCGCTTCCCTTtcgttttttttctctttattttcttcttctgggcccactcctttttttttttgggccagaCAGAATTGGGCTGGGGAGGTGCAGGTTCTTTGGGGGGTGACCGGTTCAAGAGTATGTAGTACTTCCGTAGGCCGGTCCGATGACTTTCCGACCGGTTTTGGGCATTATTTTTCCAGTTCCTGGATCCTAGAGTCGGGGCACCAATGGTGGTCAAATATGACGATAGAAAGCGGTCTGGAAGGGTGCGAACCAGGCAAGGATCATTTTTCTTCGTTCGGTGCTTTTTCGGTCGGTTCTAGTGACTTTCCTGTTAGTTCTGGACTTCTGGGATTGGGGGCTTCAATGTGTGCTGCGGTGGATGCTCGGATTTGAGGGCtacaaaattagggtttcatggttagggcttcgtgttgataacgtgttttagggaatcgatatttgagagagaatttattgtgctttcattgataatagagacctttttatatagaggattacaagcataaacagagttgtacatggaaacataatcgtacattgattggatatctactaaGATTCTCCGAAATTATCTTTAATACaaatcctattacaactagagcaagtaacctaaagtttgggtcaaacacatattttagatttacttaaacacaaaaaataaaataaaaaatacttaattagATATTAGAGATCACctacttatttcaaaaaaaaatttgaaatttaactagttttagactaagtttgatctccagcagactagctaaacaaaagctaaatttagctttagctaaaagacctagctatatttagctagagaggagagaaaatttaactaaaagttaaatttgaCTTGAGATTTAGGTATTTGCTGGAGCATAACTCAATATTCAACTAGCTATATTCCAATTTTAGCTACTTTTAGCTAtcaagatagctatcactgttggagatgctctaagtggaaaaaaaaaaaagtcagtgGTGGATTAATAAACATACAAGGCCGACGAGGACCACCACCcctattttacttttttctctctctggtCTCTTcgactcttcttctttttctttttcttcttcttctgcagttCTGTTTCATCTCTTCCTCTCCCCATCTTTTTTTCTTGATTCTTCCTCCCCAATTCTCATTCTGTAGTTCTCATCAGCAGACTACCGCCGAATTTCTTCTCGCAAGCCTCTAAATTCCGACGATCGGAGTTCCTATATACCTACCGAAACCGATCGTTTACTCGGTAAACCGGATTTCGGTGCGCTAATCTTGGTATTGGCCGAAGGAGTACTGGCATTAGCCTGCAGGCGCTGGATTGAACTACTCAGTACATGTGCGTTTTTGTAGCACATTACTTTAACTAAGTTCTCTACAATCTTTTTCATCTATGCATTTTTTTCTATTGCAATAACGAAGGAGCTACGATTGATTCATAGATATATGAATGTATATTTGTCTCAATACATCTGTGCAATCATTCAGATCGATATTCAACTCAAGATTCAGGTAGCTAGTTTCTCAACTGTTATACAATGAATTCATGCATCTCTTTAGTTATTCTTTAGCGATATGTGAAAGTTTTTATGTTCCCTTTTTCATTTTAGGTTTTGGTAAACGTACTCTCATGATAATCtttcattgccggcttactttTCAGTTTATCGATCTATTAAACTGTGGAATAAATGGCAAAAGATATGACTGATTCGTCGTCCTGGGTTCGCCTCAATGTCGGAGGAAAACTTTTCTGCACTACTATTGGTACACTGACTCTCCGCGAGCCTGATTCAATGCTTGCTGCAATGTTTAGTGGTCGTCACACTTTGAAGCATGAAGATGGATATGTTTTGATTGACAGAGATGGTGATTATTTTGGGGATATTCTTAATTGGTTAAGAGATGGCGACGTTCCTTCTTTAGAAGCTCATGCATACAAACAACTTCTAAAAGAGGCAGAATACTTCCAGCTAAGTGGTCTAATAGATGGAATACAGATCAGTGACTTTACTCGTATGGAGGTCATAAAATGTATACAATCGCCAGAGAAAAGGTTTCGAGGTGTTAATCTTTCTCGCCTGGATCTATCAAAACTGGACTTGTCAGAGATAGACTTCAGCTATGCATGTCTGCGAAATGTATCCTTCTCATGTGCAAACCTTTATCAGGCTAAATTTTGGAAGGCAGATATTGACGGTGCCACATTTTGTGATTCAGATTTGCGAGAAAGTGTATTTACTGAAGCAAAAATTGGTGGAGTCTCTTTTGTTGGTGCAAATCTTGAACACACAAATTTTAGTCGCGCGAATCTTGAGGGTGCCACATTTTGTGATTCAGATTTGCGAGGAAGTGTATTTACTGAAGCAAAAATTGGTGGAGTCTCTTTTGTTGGTGCAAATCTTGGTGCAAATCATAAAGACACAAATTTCAGTCGTGCGAATCTTGAACGCACAAATTTCAGTCGTGCCAATCTTTCTGCAGGTATTGATCTTTCGAAGTTGGACCTAAATATGACAAACTTTTCCAATGCACGTTTATCAAATGTGCAATATATTGAGGTCGCTTGTCCTCTGCCGCCGACGCGTGTCATCTTTGACAATGCAACTTTGGAGAAATGTGAATTTGTCAAGTCAAATATCCAGGGAGCTTCTTTAAGAAGTGCATGTTTAATCAATTGCAGCTTTGTTGAGGCAGACTTGAGTAATGCAATTCTTCAAGATGCTGATGTTACAAATACTGACTTAGAGGGGGCCATACTGAAACAAGCCAATATGGAGGGTATCAAGTTGAGTAATACTAATTTGAAAGGTGCAAACCTTGTAAATGCTTAGTTACCTGGAGTGGATCTCCAAGGAGCTTGTTTGGATCGTGCAAATCTGGATGGAGCCACGCAGCCCACGGTTTTTCATGATCCTCCTCATTTCTAATGATCCAGGACTACCAGCTATCACATAGGAACCATTACAGGCTATAACATTGTCACACCTAGAGAACAATAACGTACGACTTGTTTGGACTGAATGGAAGTGTGCtactcttcattttcatgtgtCATTCATTTTTTATCGTATTTATTGGACAGTTTGATTGGCAGCATctagtttttcttttgatcAAAAGCATGATATAGATCTTTTATATCCAAATGTATGCAGGCAACTTTTGTTGTCTTTGATCTTAATCTTTAACGTAtatttccaatttttctttctaGCAGTTGATCGTCCTGTTTTGGTCTGTTCTAATGCAGTCTTCCCATGTATGATGTATCTCCTCATTTCTATCCTTCCAGATCCACTAAGAGGAACCTTATTTAGTATTGTATTGAAGTGTTTCTGAGTGCAATCAGTACTGGTAAAAGTGAATAGGGTTATGGGGCCACGGTTACTGCTCATGGATTCGCTCTGTGCCTAAGCTTTTTCTTGGTTTCggtatattaatatattttcctcTTGAAGCAAAACTGAATATGCGTGCTTCTCATCGTGTATCTGTGAGTAGTTATTTTGCTCAAATTGCAGTGGGATGGATATTAACAAAGAAAAGAAGGTGCATGCTTAATCTGACTCTCTTTAACAATGGGGCCAATGGCAACAGCTCTATTCCATCCTCCAACTAGCGGCTTTGCTCATTCTTTTGGTCCTGAGGCTGCAATCCAAGCTCACATAATCTGTGGCTCTGAAGCTCTCCAAAATTCCGTAATTCATTTGTTACAGAATACTGGAATGCTTACTAGTGTATTCTGCAGCAACACTACAAGAGAAACTAGAAAAACCAACGAAATTTTATATAAACATGCCTATTTGTTAACTCGTCTGCAATTTTTtgtatttgaagttttgaactaCCTAATCTGCCATGcttcaaatagaaaaaaataaattgaagaatcaaGCTCTGACGCCAGGTGATGGTTTAGCCGGGGAGCTGCATTCGGACATTGAGGATGCTTCCCAGTCTCTTAGCATTCAATGTTTATTCTTGAATAATCTCATTTTTCAATTATTCAACCATTTCATTTTACCAAGTTCAATGTTAGTCAGATTAGTCAACATTTATATGTTTCGATGCAACAACAAGATGTTATTTGTAATAAGTAATTTTGTTGGTTGGTTAATTGGTCACATTTTATTCATGAAATGGGTTGGATTGGTATTAGGCTGGATACAGCAAAATAATTCTATTAgatcaacaacaaaaaagaggaaaatgatcatttacccaattttggggttaattaacaccatttacccaaacactctaagtgTATATTTGAATGTtgttttagccataaggccaccaattaTTTTTTCCTCTCATAagaccactagattaaaaagggtgttaaattttggatataaaaactaacatatttacataaatgccactagagtaaaaagtcaacaatcatcctctctctcctctccggcgaaATTCCAGCCAACTCTGATGGGTCTCTGGTCGACCTCCGGCCAACCCTGGCATACCTCCGGCTAACTctggcgaccacaaaagctactgtcactaacacaaAAAGTTACTGTTgctagcaataaaagctactctgatgagatttccgacaacctcctgcgatgtcacaaaagctactgtcactaacaccaaaaggtactgtcactagcaacaaaagctactctggtgtGATTTctggcaacctccggcgaggtcacaaaagctactgccaccagcaacaaaagatactgtcgctagcaacaaaagctactctggtgggatttccggcaacctccggcgaggttacaaaactactgtcaccagcaataaaagctactatcacagAAAAAAGTTTagctccccaaaaccaaaagctactatccccaccaactaaagctattgtcaccaacacaaaaaactactctcatCAGTAACAAAcgttactgtcaccaacactagaaaactactctcagcatgaccaaaagctactcttatCAATGCCAAAAGAAATAACTATGCAGAACAAAAACTATTACAACACAGAACAAAAATGCCATTGcaattgagaatttgagataAGAAAACATATTCAATGATACGAAAAGTATGCAGGGATCAACAAtgatataagtcatataactataAAAAGCTACATCCATAGTTGTAAAAAGCCACtaccatagttgtgaaaatctaaTACAATAGTTGAATAAAGCtactgtcaatgttgtaatgctactGTCATTTTTAAGATGACCACCGTTGATGTTTCTTTTTATCACACTCTACCACACTATAGGCATTATTTTGCCACCTTTAGCTTCGgacttcatttcaacattttttGGTTGGCCACAATGCCACATGATATCTTGGTCAATGGAGACTTCACTAcccaaattcacatgatttttggAATCTGCTACTGCAAATGCAAATGGGAAGAATtctgtaaaaataaaaatacaacaAAACAAGCAATCTTTATCAACTATATAATCAAAAACAAGCAATCTAAAATACGCTAACATAGATATAGAAAGCTATTATGACATATGTAGAAAGCTACTAGACCGGTAATAAAAAACTACTGACATAGATACTAATTGCAACAAAACCAATTGATTGTCCATGTTGATAATGtaacacaaatctcaaacaaGAATTGCTACAGATACGAAATCACaactaaaagaaaattgaatttaatACTAAATCCTGattttccaatttgataagcTGTTGACAAAAGACaacttgaaatcaattaaaatgCAAACAGAAAAGCTATTGACATCAGTTTTGAAAGATACTAATATAGACATAAAAAGTCACTATCACTATGTTGCAAAGCCATTATAACagttatagaaagttactgatttgtaatcaatcaaaatgtaaactgaaaagctactaacatcagcttgaaaagatactGACATAGTCATAGAAAGCTACTACCACAGTGTTGAAAAGCAAGCCACTCAAAACAGAGAGCGAGCAATTCTTACCAAGCACACTGGACTCATCTCACTCGACATAAAGCACAACACTACATGCCTCCAAGATGCCTCAAATTTTCTCATTGTACCTGTAAGGCTATGTGACACACTCCCACTTGCAAGATCCCTTGCCATCACCGCCATCCTCCCACTTCCAACTGAGCAAACCATCAAGACTTATTGTACCAGCCAACAATACTAACTTCCACCGCCGCCGAACAAGTCCATGCACAAATCCTACAAGCATTATCCACCAAAGCATTACCATATCATAGCAAACAACAGCTTTGCCTCGAGATTTTATAGCAAACATATCTACATCTATGTAGCAGAAAATTAAGAGCCTTTAACAGAATGTCAACATTTAGTTGCAATTCAAACACATAACCCTCTCTTGTCCGACccaatttcaatcaagaaaaaacTTTTGAACTCATGAAATTCACAATCATGTGAAAAATACAATAATGTGTAataatccaaaaccctaataaCCAAAAATGCTTAAGCTAAGCTACAGTACATGCCTGATCAACAGCTCCAaataattcaaattcaaatgaagCCTAAGTGCGCTACTAAATTTCAAGCTGTACAAGCATCAATCTGAGCTCATAAATCTAGAATTGGATACAATTAAGCAAAATCCAAAATGACAGATGCATGTAGATTgaaaaacacataaacaatcGACAACGCAATGTATAATAGATAGAGATTTTCGAATTCTGACCTGCAGGGGTGAATTTTGGCCGGCTACATGTATTGATCGAACAACGGTAAAGGTCCTGTCAGATCTGCTTTGAATCGGCGTCGAGATCGGAGAAAATGCGGAAGAAAGATGAGGAGATGGTGAAACGATCCTGTCTTGTTTCGCTTCGATCAGATCTACTTTGAATCGGCATTGAGATAGAAGAAAACGCGGAAGAAAGATGAGGAGATGGTGAAACGATGCCGTCTCATTTCGCTCCGATCTGCAACAAGGCTTCTCTATCCGTCGACATCATCCGGCCAACGCTGAGCTTCACTGAGAAATAGTCAGTTGTCGCCGAGGGAGAGCTTCCGACGTTAGAGAGGTTATTCGGCGATGAGAAGCAAATGAGCtcgtcggggagagagagagagagagagagagagagagagagagagagagagagagagagagagagagagagagagcaaaatcCGATTTGAGCTTCTTCGTTTACTGGAATctcattgagagagagagagagagagagagagagagagagagagagagagagagagagagagagagagagagagagagagagagagactgtttgttttgtttgtagaggggcaaaatagtcaagacaaaaataaattgaagGTGGAAGTGGCCTTATTTGTACAAAAAATActaggtggccttatgactaattaaagtctcaaagtgacacttgtgtgtaattttctatattatatatatatatatatatatatttccctaataccctattaagtattttatttatttatttttaggacaattttgccctctcattctttgtcacttagagagagacgtcatcggagaccttgctGGACTTCGATGACGGGAATCAGACAACTAGTGACCTGAATCCGGTCATTGGACCTGTggattgccccctaataaacatattattgccccccaatactctttttattgcctcccaataatcatattattgccctacagtgaattgcataaactcccaaaaccaaaatgaatacactacagacacaattgatcaatttatatgttcaattctgcatgtccatttttttttccttccccattctaGGAGctcacagtaaaaaaaaaaaaaaaaaaattggcctcCCAGAATTTTCTCTTGGCACCAGATCGGAGCAAACTTCAGCcttccacccccccccccccaccccgaGTTAGGGATGAAGACACCTGTGATTGGCACGACAGGGACCGGTTGTCGGTGAGGTCTTGTTTGATCAGGAACAATCAAACAAATCACAGAAGCTTTGATAGTTTGTTCAACAACTTCACCAACTCCGGCTGGGATCGTTTGTTCAGAAGCTTTGACGGTGGGCTCAAGGTCGACAAGATGGCGTGTGGGACGTGCTTGCCGGTGCTGGTCTTAAAGAAGAAGGTGTTGAAGGCGACGTCGCCGCTGCCGACGGTCTTGTCACTCGACATCTGGCCGTCTagctggggagagagagagagtgcagaAACAGTATAGATCGGAGAGAGAATTCTGATTTCTCGCCGTGCAGGACTCGAGAACGACGTCGAGCATGGGTTGAAGGTGGAGATTGATAACAGGGTTGATCGAGGTCTGCGTCGGCGTCGAGCATCTGTCAGATAGTGCTGGAGTGGAGCAGAAATAGGTTTTCCGGCGGTCTGGGTTGTAGTCCTGTGAGCTGGCGGAGTCGAGTTCTGGTCTGGAGTCGGATTTCCGGCGTAAGTTCAGGgacggtggagagagagagagagagagagagagagagagagagagagagagagagagagagagagagagagagagagagagagagagagagagagatgagtttcAGTTTAATTGATAAGGCAAAACTGTCAATAAATATTAAATTAGGTAAAtaggagtaaaaaactcttagtgaagCAAGTTgacaatttttaggctcaaattgtgtaaatggtcaatacccaaaaaaaaaaaccacattaAGTAAGTATTGTTTCtcttttaaagtttttttttttttgggtcagatTCTCTTTAGGGGACAAAATTTTGTAATAATAACCAGCTGCTTACTCAAATAATGGAGGATGCACGATTTAGTCCCTAAatgcttcttcatcttcctagTTATTCAACTTCATGGATGCCACTTGTCTCTACATTCATGAagttttggaaattattctatgcaccgacggtgtaagtgacccaacccttataaaataatctcaacccttgatatttattatcaactttatttttaataaacaaaaagtgtatttaatgcaatctaaccattcatttatgttggttcaagtgcacggcggtgcactgaataatctctacatgagtTTATCAAAAACACGGTCAAAAGAATGAAGTAAAAAGATGCATtgagtttcaactttcaagtgaCTTTTGACTCTTCTATTTAACTCATGTAATCCTTATTGTATACATTTAAGAAAGCCATTTAATTTACCTATGTGCTCTGGATGGTCTTACTTAATCTTGGTACCTGTACCTTTAGTTGTTATAAATATGCGCATGCCCTCTCAAATCCTTGGGCTGTTGCATGCTCTAGAAATCTGAAAGAAGAGAGAAGTAATAAATTCGATC
It encodes:
- the LOC112166922 gene encoding FH protein interacting protein FIP2, which codes for MAKDMTDSSSWVRLNVGGKLFCTTIGTLTLREPDSMLAAMFSGRHTLKHEDGYVLIDRDGDYFGDILNWLRDGDVPSLEAHAYKQLLKEAEYFQLSGLIDGIQISDFTRMEVIKCIQSPEKRFRGVNLSRLDLSKLDLSEIDFSYACLRNVSFSCANLYQAKFWKADIDGATFCDSDLRESVFTEAKIGGVSFVGANLEHTNFSRANLEGATFCDSDLRGSVFTEAKIGGVSFVGANLGANHKDTNFSRANLERTNFSRANLSAGIDLSKLDLNMTNFSNARLSNVQYIEVACPLPPTRVIFDNATLEKCEFVKSNIQGASLRSACLINCSFVEADLSNAILQDADVTNTDLEGAILKQANMEGIKLSNTNLKGANLVNA